A region from the Nostoc sp. HK-01 genome encodes:
- a CDS encoding integrase, catalytic region, with protein sequence MLTYPDLKIRLLELNLSDNTQKIVEQIRSSEPLRRVSSAGRNVIGFHSSQKMGRTIQFESHTVELVAIELFYEYDNDVLEYWDQAFQFTLKYESKNGKNNTSAHIPDFFVIRQNSVGFEEWKPEKTLEKLAVNQPNRYLQGEDGLWHSPPAEEYAKKLGFYYRLRSDAEINWIRYRNIKYLKGYLDKKYTVSSEISTNLISVVTSNPGISLAQLRQEAKEATIDDINALIANKQLYTDLNSVPLMEQERVHIFRDQLTAEAYAVVVTSCTPTVADKLRIVDVEVGSSLLWDGKALTITAIGDTKIWLSGEDDPIGLTHAGFHKLVELGEITAVQTQQTSSIRSQGWEQFLQASPEALEVANYRYQAIAPYLHGECSQLSDPVHSERTIRYWKAKFRDAQQKYGSGFIGLIDDRQAKGNRTARYSQQAREFINNIIEKHYETFKQKSVWAVYQLLVNEWKVAEIIEPIPSHTTFYEMVKQRSGYAQTKKRQGSRAANQKIHPLLLDTQTPRHGDRPLEIVHIDHTLLDIEIVCASTGMNLGRPWVTAMIDAFSRCILAVYLTFDAPSYRSCMMVLRICVQRLGRFPETIVVDNGKEFKSVYFDTVLARFDSDKKHRPSDMPKFSSIIERWFGTNNTQFINNLKGNTQITKHVRLVKKANNPKNLAVWTLDEFYEYFANGYCYGVYKERKHPALEGLSPGEAFAMGLAHSGSRPHQKIAYDEQFRILTLPSTSKGTAKVQPGTGVRINCQDYWSIDDSFLLPDIEGKQVPIRYDPFDYGTAYAYVQGQWIRCISKHYNKFQGHSEREVMIANTIAARKRQLHKKDIASGIESIAILLKNAESHEELLLQHQRDLAVKDVRGLIEGKSVLPNTPQKSNISQVLDDLAEDFTDSELNPIDCDDLDLNDIKPYNDEEL encoded by the coding sequence ATGCTAACTTATCCTGATTTAAAGATACGATTACTGGAATTAAATCTATCAGACAATACTCAAAAGATAGTCGAGCAAATCCGCTCATCAGAACCATTAAGAAGAGTAAGTAGTGCAGGCAGAAACGTCATCGGTTTCCATTCTAGCCAGAAGATGGGCAGAACTATACAATTTGAGTCTCATACAGTTGAACTTGTAGCCATCGAGCTTTTCTATGAGTACGACAACGACGTTCTGGAATATTGGGATCAAGCATTTCAATTTACATTGAAATACGAATCTAAGAATGGAAAGAATAATACCTCTGCACACATACCAGACTTTTTTGTTATTCGGCAGAATTCAGTTGGTTTTGAAGAGTGGAAACCAGAAAAAACTTTGGAGAAGTTAGCAGTTAATCAGCCAAACCGTTATCTTCAGGGAGAAGATGGTCTCTGGCATAGTCCTCCTGCTGAAGAGTATGCAAAGAAATTAGGATTTTACTATCGCCTTCGTTCAGATGCTGAGATTAACTGGATTAGGTACCGCAACATTAAATATCTCAAAGGATATCTCGACAAGAAATATACAGTAAGTTCAGAAATTAGCACTAATTTAATTTCAGTTGTTACTTCAAATCCAGGTATAAGCTTGGCTCAACTACGTCAAGAAGCAAAAGAAGCAACAATTGATGATATTAATGCCCTAATAGCAAACAAGCAACTATACACTGATCTAAATTCTGTACCCTTAATGGAGCAAGAACGGGTACATATATTTCGTGATCAATTAACAGCAGAAGCCTACGCTGTTGTAGTTACATCTTGTACCCCAACAGTAGCAGATAAACTACGAATTGTTGATGTTGAGGTTGGCTCGTCCCTTCTTTGGGATGGTAAAGCTTTAACTATTACAGCAATAGGGGATACCAAAATTTGGTTGAGTGGAGAAGATGACCCAATTGGGCTAACCCATGCTGGATTCCATAAGCTTGTTGAGCTTGGCGAGATTACTGCTGTGCAAACTCAGCAAACATCTAGTATTAGATCACAGGGATGGGAACAGTTTCTTCAAGCTAGTCCTGAAGCTTTAGAGGTTGCCAATTATCGCTACCAAGCGATCGCACCTTACCTGCATGGAGAATGTTCACAACTCTCAGATCCAGTTCATTCTGAACGTACTATTCGATACTGGAAAGCAAAATTCCGAGATGCTCAACAAAAATACGGTAGTGGCTTCATTGGCCTTATAGACGATAGACAAGCTAAGGGAAATCGTACCGCTAGATATTCACAGCAAGCAAGGGAATTCATTAACAATATTATCGAAAAACACTACGAAACTTTCAAACAAAAGAGTGTGTGGGCAGTTTATCAATTACTGGTTAATGAATGGAAAGTAGCAGAGATAATTGAGCCAATTCCCAGCCATACAACCTTTTACGAAATGGTTAAACAACGTTCGGGTTATGCACAAACTAAAAAACGACAAGGTTCTCGTGCTGCTAACCAAAAGATACATCCTTTGCTATTAGATACCCAGACACCTCGGCATGGCGATCGCCCTTTGGAAATTGTACATATTGACCATACCTTGCTTGATATCGAAATAGTATGTGCATCTACAGGCATGAATCTTGGCAGACCCTGGGTAACAGCTATGATTGATGCTTTTAGCAGATGTATTTTAGCAGTCTATCTCACTTTCGATGCACCCAGCTACCGCTCTTGCATGATGGTACTGCGAATATGTGTGCAACGCCTCGGACGCTTTCCTGAAACTATTGTCGTCGATAATGGTAAAGAGTTTAAAAGCGTTTATTTTGACACTGTTTTAGCTCGGTTTGACAGTGATAAAAAGCATCGACCATCAGATATGCCTAAGTTTAGCTCTATTATTGAGCGTTGGTTTGGCACAAACAATACACAATTTATTAACAACCTAAAAGGTAATACTCAGATTACAAAACACGTTCGTCTAGTTAAGAAAGCAAATAATCCAAAAAACTTGGCTGTTTGGACACTTGATGAATTTTATGAGTACTTTGCTAACGGATATTGTTACGGAGTATACAAGGAAAGGAAACATCCTGCCCTAGAAGGACTTTCTCCAGGAGAAGCCTTTGCTATGGGACTTGCCCATAGTGGCTCTCGTCCTCATCAAAAGATTGCTTATGACGAGCAGTTCAGAATTTTGACTTTACCTTCTACATCTAAAGGGACAGCAAAAGTTCAACCTGGCACAGGAGTAAGGATTAATTGTCAAGATTATTGGTCTATAGATGATTCATTTCTTCTTCCAGATATTGAAGGCAAACAAGTACCAATACGCTATGACCCCTTCGATTATGGTACTGCTTATGCCTATGTTCAGGGACAGTGGATACGCTGTATATCCAAGCACTACAACAAATTTCAAGGTCACTCAGAGCGAGAGGTAATGATTGCTAATACAATTGCCGCACGGAAAAGACAGCTTCACAAAAAAGATATTGCATCTGGAATAGAGAGTATTGCGATACTGCTGAAAAATGCAGAATCACATGAGGAATTGCTGCTTCAGCATCAGCGCGATTTAGCAGTAAAAGATGTCCGTGGCTTAATTGAAGGTAAATCAGTTTTACCTAATACTCCTCAAAAAAGTAATATCTCACAGGTTTTGGATGACTTAGCAGAAGATTTTACTGATAGCGAACTGAATCCAATAGATTGTGATGATCTTGATTTGAATGATATTAAACCCTATAACGATGAGGAATTATAG
- a CDS encoding ATP-binding protein, which translates to MTDQRPFPLELLKQASSEKLTYFKGITVPHKNLKEVLNVLKTNILEPADTSLFLIFGSTGVGKTTLRLRLEKIILEEFLEDLRQNPGLIAVSSVEVNSPAQGKFNQSDYYIRVLESLNEVLINYKVNYEISDDHCGELKLFHQAKWNNAAALRRSMEKAFTNRQLKAFMVDEAQHLFAMAGGHQLLNQMNWIKSIANLTKTVHVLFGTYELLNCSTVNGQVGRRSQDIHLTRYHKEFTQDFAEYSRVIQTFQRHFPFPKEPQLENHCEYFIDYSLGCIGILKNWFVRALRIALEEDANTLRLQHLKKAELSFARRKQICQEAESGEKRLEELVTDDKEFYNSLPNQKKSTQSRNRRVGERKPQRDPVGIDSYEN; encoded by the coding sequence ATGACAGACCAACGACCATTTCCTTTAGAACTCTTGAAACAAGCATCCTCAGAAAAATTGACATACTTCAAAGGTATTACTGTACCTCACAAAAATTTGAAGGAAGTGTTGAATGTACTAAAAACTAATATTCTTGAACCTGCTGACACTTCATTGTTTCTCATATTTGGTTCAACTGGTGTTGGTAAAACAACTCTTCGCTTACGTTTGGAAAAGATTATCCTTGAAGAATTTTTAGAAGATTTACGGCAAAATCCTGGATTAATTGCTGTATCTAGCGTGGAAGTTAATTCACCAGCACAAGGTAAATTTAACCAATCAGATTACTATATCCGAGTTTTAGAAAGCCTAAATGAAGTCTTAATTAATTACAAGGTTAATTATGAGATTTCTGATGATCACTGTGGTGAATTGAAGCTTTTTCATCAGGCTAAATGGAATAATGCAGCGGCATTACGTCGTTCAATGGAAAAGGCATTTACTAACCGTCAGCTAAAAGCTTTTATGGTAGATGAGGCTCAACACCTATTTGCTATGGCTGGCGGACATCAGTTACTTAACCAAATGAATTGGATTAAGTCTATTGCCAATCTCACAAAGACAGTACACGTTTTGTTTGGTACTTATGAGCTACTTAATTGCTCTACAGTCAATGGACAAGTTGGTAGACGTAGCCAGGACATTCATCTTACCCGTTATCACAAGGAGTTTACACAGGACTTTGCTGAGTACAGCAGGGTCATACAAACTTTTCAGCGTCACTTTCCCTTTCCAAAAGAACCACAACTTGAAAATCATTGTGAATATTTTATTGATTACTCTCTTGGTTGTATTGGAATCCTCAAGAACTGGTTTGTTCGTGCGCTACGTATTGCTCTAGAAGAAGATGCCAATACTTTAAGACTTCAGCATCTTAAAAAGGCGGAGCTATCTTTTGCCCGACGCAAGCAAATCTGTCAGGAGGCAGAATCAGGCGAGAAACGGTTAGAAGAGCTTGTTACAGATGACAAAGAATTTTATAACTCTCTTCCAAACCAAAAAAAATCTACTCAATCTCGTAATCGACGCGTAGGTGAACGTAAACCACAAAGAGATCCAGTAGGGATAGATTCGTATGAGAATTAA
- a CDS encoding 4-hydroxythreonine-4-phosphate dehydrogenase: MYHSEQNLIVKSHKESRPRLALTLGDPAGIGTEVILKALADPEVSQNCDVTVVGNRDWLVQTYDELNLSGNLVALANPNSLKVVDVQSNQNFDEIVTGVGNAGSGAASFAYMEYAIAQTLAGEFDGIVTAPIAKSAWKAAGYNYPGQTELLAEKSGVERYGMLFVARSPYTGWTLRTLLATTHIPLRQVADALTPQLLTKKLDLLIECLQHDFGISKPRIAIAGLNPHSGEQGQLGTEELDWLIPWINQEQQKRPHLHLEGPIPPDTMWVKPGQAWYGNSAIDNPADAYLALYHDQGLIPVKLMAFDRAVNTSIGLPFVRTSPDHGTAFDIAGKGIADSTSMKAALQLATELATARTQDDL, encoded by the coding sequence ATGTATCACAGTGAGCAAAACTTAATAGTAAAATCACACAAAGAAAGTCGTCCGCGGTTAGCACTGACTTTGGGAGATCCCGCAGGAATTGGCACAGAAGTAATTTTAAAAGCTTTAGCAGATCCAGAAGTTAGTCAAAATTGTGATGTCACAGTCGTAGGAAATCGAGACTGGCTGGTGCAGACTTATGACGAGTTAAATTTATCAGGTAATTTAGTAGCGTTAGCGAATCCTAATAGCTTAAAAGTTGTGGATGTGCAATCAAATCAAAATTTTGATGAGATTGTCACAGGTGTTGGAAATGCAGGGAGTGGTGCGGCGAGTTTTGCTTATATGGAATATGCGATCGCCCAAACATTAGCAGGTGAATTTGATGGTATAGTTACAGCACCCATCGCTAAATCTGCCTGGAAAGCCGCAGGATATAACTATCCAGGACAAACAGAACTTTTGGCAGAAAAATCTGGTGTAGAACGATATGGGATGTTATTTGTAGCGCGATCGCCTTACACTGGTTGGACACTCCGCACCTTGTTAGCAACGACACATATTCCCCTGCGTCAAGTAGCAGACGCGCTGACACCCCAGTTATTAACCAAAAAACTAGATTTGTTAATAGAGTGCTTGCAGCATGATTTTGGCATCAGTAAACCGCGAATTGCGATCGCTGGCTTAAATCCCCACAGTGGCGAACAAGGACAACTAGGAACAGAAGAACTCGATTGGCTCATTCCCTGGATTAACCAAGAACAGCAAAAACGCCCTCATCTGCACTTAGAGGGGCCAATTCCTCCCGATACAATGTGGGTGAAACCAGGTCAAGCTTGGTATGGCAACTCTGCTATAGATAATCCAGCCGATGCTTACTTGGCACTTTACCATGACCAAGGCTTAATACCTGTGAAACTTATGGCCTTTGATCGGGCTGTTAATACTTCTATTGGTTTGCCATTTGTGCGTACTTCACCGGACCACGGTACAGCATTTGATATTGCAGGTAAAGGAATTGCTGACTCTACTAGTATGAAAGCCGCACTACAATTAGCCACTGAGTTAGCTACTGCTAGAACACAAGATGATTTATAA
- a CDS encoding TetR family transcriptional regulator, translated as MRINLNTIDELWDLEKPVISPRSRLFSLEPIGLGTPYVESLTSYIVRLAETHGTTISKLVISEIVPILRPENTSYNTNFYNFSSIGSSTARGALNGTGLMAINLIQALQKLTLRSDLCFLTMLPWAEVIGSQKGLSRHIKAWCPICYEEWHEKGQVIYEPLMWTLDVVKACPHHHQRLQTQCPHCHKQLLPLEEKTRLGYCSKCRGWLGSCLETKQEPSQDELNWQLWVADSIGEVIATAPSLEYFLNQEDLQMTIRRYVSQIFGSCKDFAALIGKSDTIVYEWVWGDKIPQLITSVQISHVLGISLLDFLMGEIVCVNRAWIAKQRQSQKLQKLYLPHTQNFDWEPFRQALITALEEYPPLRMTEVIKRFGFIPTTSFYTRFPELTKALKERYLDYQKAEREQIKSDLIDILLADEYPPPSLEDVARRVGSEYKMNKYFPDLCRKILDKYLAYRKAHKLELSEKRCQQIRQIALELYSTGIEPTNHTVSKRLGKTGILKNKNVQAALRKVRFELGYEKSYT; from the coding sequence ATGAGAATTAATTTGAATACTATAGATGAACTTTGGGATTTAGAAAAACCAGTTATCTCTCCTCGTAGTCGTTTGTTTTCCTTAGAACCAATAGGTTTGGGAACGCCTTATGTAGAAAGCTTGACGAGCTATATTGTTCGACTAGCAGAAACTCATGGCACTACTATTAGCAAGTTGGTTATAAGTGAAATTGTTCCAATACTTAGACCAGAAAATACTTCCTACAACACAAATTTTTATAATTTCAGCAGTATTGGAAGCTCTACTGCTAGAGGTGCGTTGAACGGAACAGGTTTAATGGCTATTAATTTAATTCAGGCACTCCAAAAACTAACATTACGTAGTGACTTATGCTTCCTGACAATGCTTCCTTGGGCTGAAGTTATTGGTTCGCAAAAAGGCTTATCTAGGCATATTAAAGCTTGGTGTCCTATTTGTTATGAGGAATGGCATGAAAAAGGGCAGGTAATATACGAACCTTTAATGTGGACATTAGATGTCGTTAAAGCTTGTCCGCACCATCATCAACGCCTACAAACTCAGTGTCCTCATTGCCATAAACAACTTCTCCCATTAGAAGAAAAAACCCGCTTGGGCTACTGTTCAAAATGTCGGGGCTGGCTTGGTTCTTGTTTAGAAACTAAACAAGAACCAAGCCAAGATGAACTGAATTGGCAATTATGGGTAGCAGATAGCATAGGTGAAGTAATTGCTACTGCACCTAGTTTAGAATACTTTCTAAATCAAGAAGATTTACAGATGACAATTCGTAGATATGTAAGTCAGATATTTGGTAGTTGTAAAGATTTTGCTGCTTTGATTGGCAAATCTGACACTATAGTCTATGAATGGGTTTGGGGCGATAAAATTCCCCAACTTATTACATCTGTGCAAATCTCCCATGTTTTAGGCATATCATTATTAGATTTTTTAATGGGAGAAATTGTCTGCGTTAATCGCGCGTGGATTGCCAAGCAACGCCAAAGCCAGAAATTACAAAAACTATACCTTCCTCATACACAAAATTTTGACTGGGAACCTTTTAGACAAGCTTTAATAACTGCTCTGGAAGAATACCCGCCACTTAGAATGACAGAGGTAATTAAACGTTTTGGATTTATACCTACAACAAGCTTTTATACACGCTTTCCTGAGTTAACTAAAGCTTTAAAAGAAAGGTATCTCGATTACCAAAAGGCTGAAAGGGAGCAGATAAAATCTGATCTTATTGATATATTACTGGCAGACGAATATCCACCTCCTTCTCTAGAAGATGTTGCTAGAAGAGTAGGAAGTGAATACAAAATGAACAAATATTTCCCAGATTTGTGCCGCAAAATTTTAGACAAATATCTAGCTTATCGTAAAGCACATAAGCTCGAACTCTCAGAAAAAAGGTGTCAACAAATACGGCAGATAGCTCTTGAACTATATTCCACAGGAATTGAACCCACGAATCATACTGTTAGCAAACGGTTAGGCAAGACTGGAATATTGAAAAATAAAAACGTTCAAGCTGCTTTACGTAAAGTTAGGTTTGAATTGGGTTATGAAAAATCATATACCTAA
- a CDS encoding TetR family transcriptional regulator, whose amino-acid sequence MLTQSSIELWNLEKPFITERSRLYHLKPIGVGTAMVESLTGYIARLADSHSVFPGILISREIAPFLKEIFVKDNGSRGLRALFHRATALNGTGVMAIDFVKSLEKLTFQSNLCFLTLLSWAEIVPSRGLFNFHKTWCPACYEKWRLSGQVIYEPLVWNISSFKVCPYHHKLLQNICPHCQASIPLLTWRSQPGYCSNCGKWLGINYSKTSVDEFFQQEFLSKEELQQQIWVAEVIGELIAATPYLETPPLKENIAKSLGIAIEIVSDGNVAGFARLLGLPKNTVWMWTSGKTLPQIDLLLRICYFLGITLLDFLTSENIGTSLKRITNQSQKRSHTTRISPKLFDSEQVQNALLAVLASDEMLPPTMKEVAQRLGYDRRTIFQHFPQLCQNISTQYLNYRKALRLENIELSCKEVKKIAADLCSEDIYPTEKLVSESMTKPGYLRYKEVRATLQQVQANFLE is encoded by the coding sequence ATGTTAACTCAAAGCAGTATTGAGTTATGGAATTTAGAAAAGCCCTTCATTACAGAACGTAGTCGCCTTTATCACCTGAAACCCATTGGTGTTGGAACAGCAATGGTAGAAAGCTTAACTGGCTACATTGCTAGATTGGCAGATTCTCACAGCGTATTTCCAGGAATTTTAATCTCAAGAGAAATTGCACCATTCCTTAAGGAAATTTTTGTTAAAGACAATGGTAGCAGAGGTTTACGAGCCTTGTTCCATCGTGCTACAGCTTTAAATGGCACAGGAGTTATGGCAATAGATTTTGTAAAGTCACTAGAAAAACTAACATTCCAAAGCAATTTGTGCTTTCTTACTCTCCTTTCTTGGGCTGAAATAGTTCCATCTAGAGGATTATTCAATTTTCATAAGACCTGGTGTCCTGCTTGCTATGAAAAGTGGCGTTTATCAGGGCAAGTTATATATGAGCCTTTAGTTTGGAATATCAGTAGTTTTAAAGTATGTCCCTACCATCATAAGCTCCTTCAGAATATATGCCCTCATTGCCAAGCATCAATACCCCTGCTCACTTGGCGATCGCAACCAGGATACTGCTCAAATTGCGGCAAATGGTTGGGTATAAATTACAGTAAAACCTCAGTGGATGAATTTTTTCAGCAAGAATTTTTATCCAAAGAGGAGTTGCAGCAGCAAATTTGGGTAGCAGAGGTAATTGGAGAATTAATTGCTGCTACTCCATATTTGGAAACTCCACCACTAAAAGAAAATATTGCAAAATCCCTTGGTATAGCTATAGAGATAGTTTCAGATGGTAATGTAGCAGGTTTTGCCCGTTTACTTGGGCTACCCAAGAATACAGTATGGATGTGGACAAGCGGGAAAACTTTACCCCAGATCGATTTACTTCTCCGAATCTGCTACTTTCTGGGAATCACTTTATTAGATTTCCTCACATCAGAAAATATTGGTACTTCTCTGAAGAGAATCACAAACCAATCTCAAAAGAGATCGCACACAACAAGAATATCCCCAAAGTTGTTTGACTCAGAGCAGGTACAGAATGCTTTACTAGCCGTACTTGCGAGTGACGAGATGCTACCACCAACCATGAAAGAAGTGGCTCAACGACTTGGATATGATAGAAGAACTATTTTTCAGCATTTTCCGCAATTATGCCAGAATATTTCTACCCAATACCTGAACTACCGTAAAGCATTACGTCTGGAAAATATAGAACTGTCTTGCAAGGAAGTTAAAAAGATTGCAGCTGATCTATGCAGTGAGGACATATATCCTACAGAAAAACTTGTATCCGAGTCAATGACTAAGCCTGGATACTTGAGATACAAAGAAGTACGTGCTACATTGCAGCAAGTACAAGCAAATTTCTTGGAGTAG